From one Brevinematales bacterium genomic stretch:
- a CDS encoding HAD-IIIA family hydrolase — MKALILAGGFGTRLAHVVKDVPKPMAPVSGRPFLEYPILSLKKQGITDIILLTGYRSAQIEEHFGDGSRLGVNIRYSVETSPLGTAGAISRAVRDFGFAPDERFVVLNGDTWFDADYSLFDKFHTGGNYTLSVALKYRDDVRRYGAVELRESRVEGFIEKNDTLGDGFINGGVYLMSASLMRDVPDGRAVSFETEIIPRLLADKTPIGGIPFGGRFIDIGVPEDYALAGRELPLWIDNAARKIRVAFLDRDGIIIEDNRYPHRDEDLRLLPGAVRFMAGLSDAGYRLIIVTNQAGIAKGVFTEEIYREFSGKLTNLLADNGINILDTYYCPFHPDATVERYRRESLLRKPGPGMILEAADRHFADLSRSVMVGDKDSDRIQLPYLRSYILRGGYELDGSRDAYNSFEEMEEKIINE, encoded by the coding sequence ATGAAAGCACTGATACTCGCGGGCGGTTTCGGTACCCGTCTCGCCCATGTCGTCAAGGACGTACCGAAGCCTATGGCGCCGGTCTCCGGCAGGCCGTTCCTCGAGTATCCCATCCTCTCGCTGAAGAAGCAGGGCATCACGGATATTATCCTGCTGACCGGATACCGGAGCGCGCAGATCGAGGAGCATTTCGGCGACGGTTCGCGGCTCGGGGTCAATATCCGGTATTCCGTGGAAACCTCCCCTCTCGGTACAGCCGGGGCTATCAGCCGGGCAGTCCGCGATTTCGGGTTCGCGCCCGACGAGCGGTTCGTCGTACTGAACGGGGATACTTGGTTCGACGCGGATTACAGTCTGTTCGATAAATTTCACACCGGCGGTAACTATACCCTTTCCGTCGCGCTCAAATACCGTGACGACGTGCGCCGCTACGGCGCGGTCGAACTGCGGGAATCACGCGTCGAGGGGTTTATCGAGAAGAACGATACCCTCGGGGACGGGTTTATCAACGGCGGCGTGTACCTGATGAGCGCGTCCCTGATGCGGGATGTCCCCGACGGGCGGGCGGTGTCGTTCGAGACCGAGATCATCCCCCGTCTGCTCGCGGACAAGACTCCCATCGGCGGAATACCGTTCGGGGGGAGATTTATCGATATCGGGGTGCCGGAGGATTATGCGCTCGCGGGGCGGGAACTCCCGCTCTGGATCGATAACGCCGCGCGCAAGATAAGGGTTGCGTTTTTGGATAGGGATGGTATAATTATCGAGGACAATCGCTATCCCCACCGGGACGAGGACTTGCGGTTACTCCCCGGGGCGGTCAGGTTTATGGCCGGGCTGAGCGATGCGGGATACCGCCTGATTATCGTGACGAACCAGGCGGGTATCGCGAAGGGGGTATTTACCGAGGAGATCTACCGCGAGTTCAGCGGGAAACTTACGAACCTGCTCGCGGATAACGGGATTAATATACTGGATACCTATTATTGCCCGTTCCACCCCGATGCGACCGTCGAGCGTTACCGGAGGGAAAGCCTCCTGCGGAAGCCGGGGCCGGGTATGATACTCGAGGCCGCCGACAGGCATTTCGCCGATCTCTCCCGCAGCGTCATGGTCGGGGATAAGGATTCCGACCGTATCCAACTTCCGTACCTTCGGTCGTATATCTTACGGGGCGGGTACGAACTGGACGGTTCCAGGGACGCATACAACAGTTTCGAAGAAATGGAGGAGAAAATTATAAATGAATAA